In Conger conger chromosome 12, fConCon1.1, whole genome shotgun sequence, one DNA window encodes the following:
- the pax8 gene encoding paired box protein Pax-8 isoform X1, translating into MSSITRRGHGGLNQLGGMFVNGRPLPEMIRQRIVDMAHQGIRPCDISRQLRVSHGCVSKILGRYYETGSIKPGVIGGSKPKVATPKVVEKIGEYKRQNPTMFAWEIRDRLLAEGVCDSDTVPSVSSINRIIRTKVQQPFNLPLDGKGLSPGHILIPSSAVTPPESPQSDSLGSTYSISGLLGLPQAGGESKRSHDDSDQESCRHSIDSQGSGGGPRKQLRPEHYPPQHLDCGFERPHYPSDAFASPGKTEQALYSLSLINGSLEEGKVGLSASSAAIGRNLTAHQGYAVMADPRKPLPLCLKQELSPETTSSSPSPNTAPNPAFLELQPILAPNSGSCGGSSHFTHAFNSFSHHAPVYGQFTSQPIITGRDMVSSTLPGYPPHIPSSGQTGYSSAAITGMVTGADYSGQAYTPYSEAWRFSNSSILGSPYYYNSASRTAPSSASAYDHL; encoded by the exons gCCATGGGGGTCTTAACCAACTAGGCGGAATGTTTGTAAACGGACGGCCTCTTCCGGAGATGATCCGGCAGCGCATCGTGGACATGGCGCACCAGGGCATCCGGCCCTGCGACATCTCCCGCCAGCTGAGGGTCAGCCACGGCTGCGTTAGCAAGATCCTGGGCCG GTATTATGAGACGGGCAGTATTAAGCCGGGAGTGATTGGCGGCTCTAAGCCCAAGGTGGCCACGCCCAAGGTGGTGGAGAAGATCGGGGAGTACAAGAGGCAGAACCCCACCATGTTCGCCTGGGAGATCAGGGACCGGCTGCTGGCTGAGGGCGTGTGTGACAGCGATACCGTGCCCAGCGTCAGCTCCATCAACAG GATCATCAGGACCAAAGTGCAGCAGCCATTCAACCTCCCCCTGGACGGGAAGGGTCTAAGTCCCGGACACATCCTCA tccccAGTTCAGCAGTGACCCCTCCTGAGTCCCCGCAGTCTGACTCTCTGGGCTCCACCTACTCCATCAGCGGCCTGCTGGGGCTCCCCCAAGCTGGAGGGGAGAGCAAGAGGAGCCACGATGACA GCGACCAGGAGAGCTGTCGGCACAGCATCGACTCTCAGGGCAGCGGGGGCGGCCCCAGGAAGCAGCTCCGTCCGGAGCACTACCCCCCCCAGCACCTGGACTGCGGGTTCGAGCGCCCCCACTACCCGTCCGACGCCTTCGCCTCCCCCGGGAAGACCGAGCAG GCCCTGTATTCTCTCTCGCTCATCAACGGAAGCCTGGAAGAGGGGAAAGTGGGCCTCTCAGCATCGAGCGCTGCCATTGGCCGGAACCTGACCGCGCACCAGGGCTATGCTGTAATGGCTG ACCCCCGAAAGCCCCTCCCGCTTTGTCTGAAACAGGAACTGTCCCCCGAGACGACTAGCTCCAGCCCCTCCCCAAACACGGCACCAAACCCCGCCTTCCTGGAGCTGCAGCCAATCCTGGCCCCCAACAGTGGCAGCTGCGGGGGCTCCTCCCATTTCACGCATGCCTTCAACTCATTCTCCCATCATGCTCCGGTTTATGGGCAGTTCACCAGCCAGCCAATCATAACAG GGCGGGACATGGTGAGCTCCACCCTCCCAGGGTATCCGCCACACATCCCCTCTAGTGGCCAGACGGGGTACTCCTCCGCTGCCATCACCGGCATGGTGACAG GAGCGGATTACTCTGGCCAGGCCTACACACCATACAGTGAAGCTTGGAGGTTTAGCAACTCCAGTATCCTGG GCTCACCCTATTACTACAACTCGGCCTCACGGACCGCTCCTTCCTCAGCTTCGGCCTACGATCATCTCTAG
- the pax8 gene encoding paired box protein Pax-8 isoform X2: MFVNGRPLPEMIRQRIVDMAHQGIRPCDISRQLRVSHGCVSKILGRYYETGSIKPGVIGGSKPKVATPKVVEKIGEYKRQNPTMFAWEIRDRLLAEGVCDSDTVPSVSSINRIIRTKVQQPFNLPLDGKGLSPGHILIPSSAVTPPESPQSDSLGSTYSISGLLGLPQAGGESKRSHDDSDQESCRHSIDSQGSGGGPRKQLRPEHYPPQHLDCGFERPHYPSDAFASPGKTEQALYSLSLINGSLEEGKVGLSASSAAIGRNLTAHQGYAVMADPRKPLPLCLKQELSPETTSSSPSPNTAPNPAFLELQPILAPNSGSCGGSSHFTHAFNSFSHHAPVYGQFTSQPIITGRDMVSSTLPGYPPHIPSSGQTGYSSAAITGMVTGADYSGQAYTPYSEAWRFSNSSILGSPYYYNSASRTAPSSASAYDHL, translated from the exons ATGTTTGTAAACGGACGGCCTCTTCCGGAGATGATCCGGCAGCGCATCGTGGACATGGCGCACCAGGGCATCCGGCCCTGCGACATCTCCCGCCAGCTGAGGGTCAGCCACGGCTGCGTTAGCAAGATCCTGGGCCG GTATTATGAGACGGGCAGTATTAAGCCGGGAGTGATTGGCGGCTCTAAGCCCAAGGTGGCCACGCCCAAGGTGGTGGAGAAGATCGGGGAGTACAAGAGGCAGAACCCCACCATGTTCGCCTGGGAGATCAGGGACCGGCTGCTGGCTGAGGGCGTGTGTGACAGCGATACCGTGCCCAGCGTCAGCTCCATCAACAG GATCATCAGGACCAAAGTGCAGCAGCCATTCAACCTCCCCCTGGACGGGAAGGGTCTAAGTCCCGGACACATCCTCA tccccAGTTCAGCAGTGACCCCTCCTGAGTCCCCGCAGTCTGACTCTCTGGGCTCCACCTACTCCATCAGCGGCCTGCTGGGGCTCCCCCAAGCTGGAGGGGAGAGCAAGAGGAGCCACGATGACA GCGACCAGGAGAGCTGTCGGCACAGCATCGACTCTCAGGGCAGCGGGGGCGGCCCCAGGAAGCAGCTCCGTCCGGAGCACTACCCCCCCCAGCACCTGGACTGCGGGTTCGAGCGCCCCCACTACCCGTCCGACGCCTTCGCCTCCCCCGGGAAGACCGAGCAG GCCCTGTATTCTCTCTCGCTCATCAACGGAAGCCTGGAAGAGGGGAAAGTGGGCCTCTCAGCATCGAGCGCTGCCATTGGCCGGAACCTGACCGCGCACCAGGGCTATGCTGTAATGGCTG ACCCCCGAAAGCCCCTCCCGCTTTGTCTGAAACAGGAACTGTCCCCCGAGACGACTAGCTCCAGCCCCTCCCCAAACACGGCACCAAACCCCGCCTTCCTGGAGCTGCAGCCAATCCTGGCCCCCAACAGTGGCAGCTGCGGGGGCTCCTCCCATTTCACGCATGCCTTCAACTCATTCTCCCATCATGCTCCGGTTTATGGGCAGTTCACCAGCCAGCCAATCATAACAG GGCGGGACATGGTGAGCTCCACCCTCCCAGGGTATCCGCCACACATCCCCTCTAGTGGCCAGACGGGGTACTCCTCCGCTGCCATCACCGGCATGGTGACAG GAGCGGATTACTCTGGCCAGGCCTACACACCATACAGTGAAGCTTGGAGGTTTAGCAACTCCAGTATCCTGG GCTCACCCTATTACTACAACTCGGCCTCACGGACCGCTCCTTCCTCAGCTTCGGCCTACGATCATCTCTAG
- the pax8 gene encoding paired box protein Pax-8 isoform X3 translates to MSSITRRGHGGLNQLGGMFVNGRPLPEMIRQRIVDMAHQGIRPCDISRQLRVSHGCVSKILGRYYETGSIKPGVIGGSKPKVATPKVVEKIGEYKRQNPTMFAWEIRDRLLAEGVCDSDTVPSVSSINRIIRTKVQQPFNLPLDGKGLSPGHILIPSSAVTPPESPQSDSLGSTYSISGLLGLPQAGGESKRSHDDSDQESCRHSIDSQGSGGGPRKQLRPEHYPPQHLDCGFERPHYPSDAFASPGKTEQALYSLSLINGSLEEGKVGLSASSAAIGRNLTAHQGYAVMAGRDMVSSTLPGYPPHIPSSGQTGYSSAAITGMVTGADYSGQAYTPYSEAWRFSNSSILGSPYYYNSASRTAPSSASAYDHL, encoded by the exons gCCATGGGGGTCTTAACCAACTAGGCGGAATGTTTGTAAACGGACGGCCTCTTCCGGAGATGATCCGGCAGCGCATCGTGGACATGGCGCACCAGGGCATCCGGCCCTGCGACATCTCCCGCCAGCTGAGGGTCAGCCACGGCTGCGTTAGCAAGATCCTGGGCCG GTATTATGAGACGGGCAGTATTAAGCCGGGAGTGATTGGCGGCTCTAAGCCCAAGGTGGCCACGCCCAAGGTGGTGGAGAAGATCGGGGAGTACAAGAGGCAGAACCCCACCATGTTCGCCTGGGAGATCAGGGACCGGCTGCTGGCTGAGGGCGTGTGTGACAGCGATACCGTGCCCAGCGTCAGCTCCATCAACAG GATCATCAGGACCAAAGTGCAGCAGCCATTCAACCTCCCCCTGGACGGGAAGGGTCTAAGTCCCGGACACATCCTCA tccccAGTTCAGCAGTGACCCCTCCTGAGTCCCCGCAGTCTGACTCTCTGGGCTCCACCTACTCCATCAGCGGCCTGCTGGGGCTCCCCCAAGCTGGAGGGGAGAGCAAGAGGAGCCACGATGACA GCGACCAGGAGAGCTGTCGGCACAGCATCGACTCTCAGGGCAGCGGGGGCGGCCCCAGGAAGCAGCTCCGTCCGGAGCACTACCCCCCCCAGCACCTGGACTGCGGGTTCGAGCGCCCCCACTACCCGTCCGACGCCTTCGCCTCCCCCGGGAAGACCGAGCAG GCCCTGTATTCTCTCTCGCTCATCAACGGAAGCCTGGAAGAGGGGAAAGTGGGCCTCTCAGCATCGAGCGCTGCCATTGGCCGGAACCTGACCGCGCACCAGGGCTATGCTGTAATGGCTG GGCGGGACATGGTGAGCTCCACCCTCCCAGGGTATCCGCCACACATCCCCTCTAGTGGCCAGACGGGGTACTCCTCCGCTGCCATCACCGGCATGGTGACAG GAGCGGATTACTCTGGCCAGGCCTACACACCATACAGTGAAGCTTGGAGGTTTAGCAACTCCAGTATCCTGG GCTCACCCTATTACTACAACTCGGCCTCACGGACCGCTCCTTCCTCAGCTTCGGCCTACGATCATCTCTAG